From the Plasmodium vivax chromosome 5, whole genome shotgun sequence genome, one window contains:
- a CDS encoding hypothetical protein, conserved (encoded by transcript PVX_088835A) produces MKKKRSNSRENILTWHVNNQEESNGGEASSVMPSGKKHSNREKKNTFLLNKIFILSALVWTYQFFNEDSFEQCGHKIKPSGGSSGITDLRTNRSLYEDTPFQTFNDDLIKEDVSKDNIINEDLMDSSLINNGILNENLKNNLSDATNEEANREKEKIKSILYSYMEKIDAMHEDKLFYKLFRKCREEENDENPTRFF; encoded by the exons atgaaaaagaaacgtTCTAATAGCagagaaaatattttaacatgGCATGTGAATAATCAGGAAGAAAGCAACGGAGGAGAGGCTTCAAGTGTGATGCCATCAGGAAAAAAGCACAGcaacagagaaaaaaagaatacttttctgttaaataaaatattcatccTTTCCGCATTGGTGTGGAcgtatcaattttttaatgag GACTCGTTTGAACAATGCGGCCACAAGATAAAACCCAGCGGCGGTAGTAGCGGCATAACTGATTTAAGGACCAACAGATCACTGTATGAAGATACTCCATTCCAAACATTCAATGATGATTTAATAAAAGAAGATGTATCAaaagataatataataaatgaagaCTTAATGGATAGTTCCTTAATTAATAATGGCATACTGAATgaaaacttaaaaaacaatttaagtGATGCAACCAATGAGGAGGCTAAcagagaaaaggagaaaattaaatccattttgtattcctatatggaaaaaattgatgccATGCATGAAGataaattgttttataaattgtTTAGGAAATGccgagaagaagaaaatgatgaaaatccTACGAGGTTTTTTTAG
- a CDS encoding Phist protein (Pf-fam-b) (encoded by transcript PVX_088840A), with translation MEYFNHAIFFLSRKQLDGSKANVRNSRRSEARTQTEKCRRRNVLTHFLSPKLCAASSLVVIFAILQIFHLCKDNGDIGCAFNFRTMGGRNLAQNNGNNGPGDKTRNRERTQVGKETFLNTPIVEEKEESGGCRYEELETILGGSYNSNEGDNKTYYVSLPVDESTEQSEDDSEVESEGGQSRGSDGGMSRESEEQSEDSDEEQDQDEDDYEDVEMLRSGKGFSGFGQQRKHDDDDFLRFDAEESFSEDSDTDSEPREMLTEEELNRRLKGLRGNLNEAEMLYLWNSFHEIENNKFQVMQRHLWEWCELLAFEYKIPEDTLLMEWKRIVDFSSDELMKKTVSDYRDFKKLVNEGLKNSVDFVYFLNSKREAWAGFRSRTEAVWKNTMDNKFRNYY, from the exons ATGGAATATTTTAACcatgcaatattttttttgtcaagaAAACAGCTAGATGGAAGCAAAGCCAACGTCAGGAATTCTCGCAGATCTGAGGCACGCAcacaaacagaaaaatgtcGAAGAAGAAATGTGCTCACACATTTTCTGTCACCTAAGCTATGCGCCGCGTCGTCACTCGTCGTGATATTTGCCATATTGCAG ATTTTCCACTTATGCAAGGATAATGGAGACATAGGATGCGCATTTAATTTTAGAACtatggggggaagaaatttAGCACAAAATAATGGGAATAATGGACCAGGAGACAAAACTAGGAATAGGGAAAGAACGCAAGTGGGCAAGGAAACGTTTTTAAATACGCCTATtgtggaagaaaaagaagaaagtgGTGGCTGCAGATATGAAGAACTAGAAACGATTTTAGGTGGGTCCTATAATTCCAATGAAGGTGATAATAAAACTTATTATGTTTCATTACCTGTAGATGAATCAACAGAACAATCCGAAGACGATTCGGAAGTAGAATCAGAAGGAGGCCAATCTAGAGGATCAGATGGAGGTATGTCTAGAGAATCAGAGGAGCAGTCTGAAGATTCTGATGAAGAACAGGACCAAGATGAAGATGATTATGAGGACGTTGAGATGTTAAGGAGTGGAAAGGGCTTTTCTGGTTTTGGACAGCAAAGGAAacatgacgatgatgatttTCTACGTTTCGACGCTGAGGAATCGTTTTCGGAGGATTCAGACACAGATTCTGAACCGAGAGAAATGTTAACTGAAGAAGAATTAAATAGAAGGCTTAAAGGATTAAGGGGCAATTTAAATGAAGCTGAAATGCTTTATCTATGGAATAGCTTCCACGAAATTGAGAATAACAAATTTCAAGTTATGCAAAGACATCTATGGGAGTGGTGTGAATTATTAGCCTTTGAATATAAGATTCCAGAAGATACCTTATTAATGGAATGGAAAAGAATTGTAGATTTTTCATCGGATGAACTAATGAAAAAGACTGTTAGTGATTATAgagattttaaaaagttggtTAATGAGGGATTGAAGAATAGTGTGGATTTTGTTTACTTTCTGAATTCTAAAAGGGAAGCGTGGGCCGGTTTTAGATCCAGAACAGAAGCTGTCTGGAAAAACACTATGGATAACAAATTtagaaattattattaa
- a CDS encoding hypothetical protein (encoded by transcript PVX_088845A), with protein sequence MENLIEPGKNDYKIVEAGRIRQPLENGYETVEMGQIAEPEENHYEPVEIGQIAEPDENDYEIIEIGQIAEPEEEKVAEKVAEKKAEKVAERRAEKEEEKAETRSQLLNPFNFENIIAKEWKQLDDIDNRAWADIANSCQIALTYGLHSDPNRYSKMDKWKNQHKTFCHMRYIKNRTDKRRLDDFMSRLRTLKGGKRYEELWKAESEKWEVIKYLKKSSDENWNKNLKQSWARWFRTEIPEANFDAFI encoded by the coding sequence ATGGAGAACCTAATAGAACCGGGAAAAAACGATTATAAAATTGTGGAAGCGGGGCGCATACGCCAACCACTAGAAAACGGCTACGAAACTGTCGAAATGGGGCAGATAGCAGAACCGGAAGAAAATCACTACGAACCTGTCGAAATAGGGCAGATAGCTGAGCCGGACGAAAACGACTACGAAATTATTGAAATAGGACAAATAGCGGAAccggaagaagaaaaggtaGCAGAAAAGGTAGCAGAAAAGAAGGCAGAAAAGGTAGCAGAAAGGAgagcagaaaaagaggaagaaaaggccGAAACCCGCTCTCAGCTACTAAATCCCTTCAACTTCGAGAACATAATCGCAAAGGAATGGAAACAGCTAGACGATATAGACAATAGGGCCTGGGCAGATATAGCAAACAGCTGCCAAATTGCATTAACGTACGGATTACATTCCGACCCTAACAGATAcagcaaaatggacaaatggaaaaaccaGCATAAAACATTTTGTCATATGCGCTATATCAAAAATAGAACAGATAAACGACGCCTGGACGATTTCATGAGCCGTCTTAGAACACTAAAGGGGGGTAAGAGATATGAAGAATTGTGGAAAGCAGAAAGTGAAAAGTGggaagttataaaatatcttaaaaaaagtaGTGACGAAAATTGGAATAAAAATCTAAAACAATCATGGGCACGCTGGTTCCGCACAGAAATACCTGAAGCGAATTTTGATGCGTTTATATAA
- a CDS encoding tryptophan-rich antigen (Pv-fam-a) (encoded by transcript PVX_088850A) → MEKAMELARDAPKSMVGALFSPVNTKLSSTNPAVKFDGNFLYVWAMISISLFLVFLHHLYSFFSKKSNRLSLLWNRKQEDNENEEEETEGEEVADQEEAVKSDEDEDEETFYDASDKEVYLTEQEEKDKENEMYLTESEGRKKIRKLISEADKQDNQAVLSYLAELPEEELEEWKNQEWKKYMENVEEEWQLLNLWIEEEKQNWIESKDKELENWMNKMENKCMHIDNINKEYQCMFIKSCLKGDDQSQIKEQLKHELKNFIYRDWKKWLRENESYLNTWLVKQWIQWKNNKILKFLMAEWKQEEDEYWNDWEKTETWKWLHFYKRRKWQTWKNRVTSEKQEWENWVKIKEERVIYNKYKKWTQWINAKKPSINQWVESLADKCVNDSRWNTWIDEKYNEFLLEQKMEKKEKRKEKKNLMKKFKNKKNNLAFAFEFFENNLQSIKEEEEEGENALSV, encoded by the exons atggaaaaagctATGGAGCTAGCTCGTGATGCACCCAAGAGTATGGTAGGCGCCTTATTTTCCCCAGTTAACACAAAGCTAAGCAGTACCAATCCAGCAGTAAAATTCGATGGGAACTTTTTATACGTGTGGGCTATGATTTCTATATCCctttttctcgtttttctACATCATCTCTATTCG TTCTTCAGTAAAAAGTCGAACAGACTCTCCCTACTATGGAACAGGAAACAAGAGGACAATGaaaacgaggaggaagaaaccGAAGGCGAAGAAGTAGCGGACCAAGAAGAGGCAGTGAAAAGTGACGAAgatgaggatgaagaaaCATTTTACGACGCCAGTGATAAGGAGGTTTACCTAACAGAgcaagaagaaaaggataaagaaaatgaaatgtaTTTGACCGAAtctgaaggaagaaaaaaaataagaaaactTATAAGTGAAGCTGATAAACAAGATAATCAGGCAGTTCTGTCCTACCTGGCAGAATTGCCGGAAGAAGAATTAGAGGAATGGAAAAACcaagaatggaaaaaatatatggaaaATGTCGAAGAAGAATGGCAACTTTTAAATTTGTGGatagaagaagaaaaacaaaactggATTGAGAGTAAAGACAAAGAATTAGAAAACTGgatgaacaaaatggaaaataaatgtatgcacatagataatataaataaagaataCCAATGCATGTTTATTAAGAGTTGCCTCAAAGGTGATGACCAAAGTCAAATAAAAGAACAGCTAAAACATGAACTGAAGAATTTTATCTACCGCGATTGGAAAAAGTGGCTGCGAGAAAATGAGTCCTACTTAAATACATGGCTAGTAAAACAATGGATACAAtggaaaaacaacaaaataCTTAAATTTTTGATGGCTGAATGGAaacaagaagaagatgaataCTGGAACGATtgggaaaaaacagaaacgTGGAAGTGGTTACATTTCTATAAGAGGAGAAAATGGCAAACATGGAAAAACAGAGTTACCAGTGAAAAACAAGAATGGGAAAACtgggtaaaaattaaagaagaaCGAGttatatacaataaatataaaaaatggaccCAATGgattaatgcaaaaaaaccTTCTATAAATCAGTGGGTAGAATCACTCGCTGACAAATGCGTAAACGACTCCAGATGGAATACCTGGattgatgaaaaatataatgaattcTTGCTGGAacagaaaatggaaaaaaaagaaaaacgaaaggaaaaaaaaaatttaatgaaaaaatttaaaaataaaaaaaacaatctaGCTTTCGCATTTGAATTCTTTGAAAATAACCTTCAGTCcataaaggaagaagaagaggaaggagaaaatgctCTTAGTGTGTAG
- a CDS encoding hypothetical protein, conserved (encoded by transcript PVX_088855A), which yields MRHKLPILLVINLFLLITFGDVVKGDNIINKKKDIWKYRFTVGKGTPKKNEDFNDKNKDKDKDNKKDKDDFLTSGNHKDDMNDSRSIMLLREIYEKDNQLSIINRKKKKYKTATFTLGTLITIIALRAIADLAVKGISKLFQKEESLLSGLIFDKWSFNNLKKKNLLIESLE from the exons atgaggcatAAATTACCGATTTTACTTGTCATTAACCTTTTCCTCCTGATAACTTTTGGCGATGTGGTAAAGGGAGAtaacattattaataaaaaaaaggatatatGGAAATATAGATTTACTGTAGGAAAGGGAACTCCCAAAAAGAATGAAGATTtcaatgataaaaataaggaTAAGGATAAGGATAACAAGAAAGATAAAG ATGATTTCCTAACGAGCGGCAACCATAAGGACGATATGAACGACTCCCGCAGCATAATGCTCTTGAGAGAAATTTACGAAAAAGACAACCAACTGAGTATcattaacagaaaaaagaaaaagtataAAACAGCTACCTTCACCTTGGGTACTCTGATAACCATAATAGCATTACGCGCCATTGCGGACCTAGCCGTGAAAGGTATTTCCAAGCTCTTccagaaggaagaaagttTGCTTAGTGGATTAATTTTTGACAAGTGGAGctttaacaatttaaaaaaaaagaacttgCTTATTGAGTCACTGGAGTGA